In Streptomyces sp. NBC_00433, a single genomic region encodes these proteins:
- a CDS encoding ABC transporter ATP-binding protein, translated as MKVPGAPALELRSVRRAYGVGPSATVALDGVDLVVRPGRFVSLIGPSGCGKSTLLRLVAGLERPDRGDVRVHGVTPAEACAAKMIGLVPQSPALLPWMSVLRNVTLPQKINRGAARRRERIPGFTGRETAPDTASMRELLVKAGLGEAVHKLPAQLSGGMRQRVAIVRAFGLRPDVLVMDEPFSALDEFTRESLQDQLLSLWDELKTTVLFVTHSVTEAVRLSDAVVVMAPGPGRIVETIEVELPRPRGERLFGERRFHAYEDLVRERLRRAWHSDAA; from the coding sequence GTGAAGGTGCCAGGAGCGCCTGCACTTGAGTTACGGTCCGTGCGCCGGGCCTACGGGGTCGGGCCCTCCGCGACGGTTGCCCTCGACGGTGTCGACCTGGTGGTGCGGCCCGGCCGGTTCGTGAGCCTCATCGGGCCCAGCGGCTGCGGCAAGTCGACCCTGCTGCGGCTCGTCGCCGGGCTCGAACGGCCCGACCGCGGCGACGTCCGGGTGCACGGGGTCACGCCGGCCGAGGCGTGCGCCGCGAAGATGATCGGTCTCGTGCCGCAGAGCCCGGCCCTGCTGCCGTGGATGTCCGTACTCCGGAATGTCACACTGCCGCAGAAGATCAACCGCGGCGCCGCCAGGCGCCGCGAGCGCATCCCCGGCTTCACCGGGCGGGAGACCGCGCCGGACACCGCCTCCATGCGGGAACTCCTCGTCAAGGCGGGTCTCGGCGAGGCCGTGCACAAGCTTCCGGCCCAGCTGTCCGGCGGTATGAGGCAGCGCGTCGCGATCGTACGCGCCTTCGGACTGCGACCCGACGTGCTCGTCATGGACGAGCCCTTCTCGGCCCTGGACGAATTCACCCGCGAGAGCCTCCAGGACCAACTGCTCAGTCTGTGGGACGAGTTGAAGACGACGGTGCTGTTCGTCACCCACTCCGTGACCGAGGCCGTCCGGCTCTCCGACGCCGTGGTCGTGATGGCCCCGGGGCCCGGCCGCATCGTGGAGACCATCGAGGTCGAGCTGCCCCGGCCGCGCGGTGAACGCCTCTTCGGGGAGCGCCGCTTCCACGCGTACGAGGACCTGGTCAGAGAGCGGCTGCGCCGCGCCTGGCACAGCGACGCCGCCTGA
- a CDS encoding ABC transporter permease, translating to MSVAEESGTAESEARPPAEPSRSGPGRPRWSLPAWLRPAMWLPLVVMLAVLAVLWQWGARRLPYLLPPLPDVGRSLTGNPGYYVHNALVTLGEATAGLGLGFATAFVLAVLTSELPLVRRAVMPIAVVLNVTPIVATAPALVVAFGFGPMPKLIITGLICFFPILINTAAGLRSVPQEVLQVYRTIDAGRVELLWHLRVPNALPFVFAALRIVFPLSIIGAVVAEMSASGSTRGLGTAISVASSMNQLPVVYASILVLALMGVTLLLAVTLVERRALHWHDSTQD from the coding sequence ATGTCCGTAGCCGAGGAAAGCGGCACAGCGGAGTCCGAGGCGCGGCCGCCGGCCGAGCCGTCGCGATCCGGTCCCGGCCGACCGCGGTGGTCCCTGCCGGCCTGGCTCCGGCCCGCCATGTGGCTGCCCCTCGTGGTGATGCTGGCGGTTCTCGCGGTCCTCTGGCAGTGGGGGGCCAGGAGGCTGCCGTACCTGCTGCCGCCGCTGCCGGACGTCGGCAGGTCGCTCACCGGGAATCCCGGCTACTACGTCCACAACGCCCTGGTCACCCTCGGCGAGGCGACCGCCGGGCTCGGGCTGGGGTTCGCCACCGCCTTCGTCCTCGCGGTGCTGACCAGCGAACTCCCCCTGGTACGGCGGGCGGTGATGCCGATCGCCGTCGTGCTCAACGTCACCCCGATCGTGGCGACAGCTCCCGCCCTGGTCGTCGCCTTCGGCTTCGGGCCGATGCCCAAGCTGATCATCACCGGCCTGATCTGCTTCTTCCCCATCCTCATCAACACCGCGGCCGGTCTGCGGTCCGTGCCGCAGGAGGTGCTCCAGGTGTACCGGACGATCGACGCCGGCCGCGTGGAACTGCTGTGGCACCTGCGCGTGCCCAACGCGCTGCCCTTCGTCTTCGCCGCGCTGCGCATCGTCTTCCCGCTGTCGATCATCGGCGCCGTGGTGGCCGAGATGTCGGCGTCGGGGTCGACCCGCGGCCTCGGCACGGCGATCAGCGTGGCCTCCTCCATGAACCAGCTGCCGGTGGTCTACGCGTCGATCCTCGTCCTCGCGCTCATGGGCGTGACCCTCCTGCTCGCGGTCACGCTGGTCGAGCGCCGGGCTCTGCACTGGCACGACAGCACCCAGGACTGA
- a CDS encoding ABC transporter substrate-binding protein, whose protein sequence is MQHRLIRAGFAGLAAVVLTAGVAGCDSGSSGKSAAGSEGSAISAERCAENKAAGRITYLSGYQYQSSVSILEYVAAAELGYFKDLCLDVALKPGTGDTAQNTKLLAGGKATVSAVAEQDVIQAQANGIDITGISSYSNAGLDILMTNKDITALTQLDGKVVGHKGYVPAAVEAMLVKAGVRWDSLTLVKEGYDPSVLPREQGGLEALTGFVSNEPNQLKAAGKDVTVWQPVDYGIPSSIGAMAVNPAFAKAHPHAVQDVLRAALHAYDYCSSGQEHITECVGYAAKLSGPTYDKALNATIWKTETRVVKDNPTPGQPLGGIDPANVAKLVDMLHQFGIVPAGVTAAKAEGWFDTSFASSVHAAGKLVWPAP, encoded by the coding sequence ATGCAGCATCGCCTGATCAGAGCAGGGTTCGCAGGCCTCGCCGCCGTCGTGCTGACCGCCGGCGTCGCCGGATGCGACTCGGGTTCGAGCGGCAAGTCCGCGGCGGGCTCGGAGGGTTCGGCGATCTCCGCCGAGCGCTGCGCCGAGAACAAGGCCGCGGGCAGGATCACGTATCTGTCCGGCTACCAGTACCAGTCGTCGGTGTCGATCCTCGAATACGTCGCCGCCGCCGAACTCGGCTACTTCAAGGACCTCTGCCTCGACGTCGCCCTCAAGCCCGGCACCGGCGACACGGCGCAGAACACCAAGCTGCTGGCCGGCGGGAAGGCGACGGTGTCCGCCGTCGCGGAACAGGACGTCATCCAGGCCCAGGCCAACGGCATCGACATCACGGGCATCTCCTCGTACTCGAACGCGGGCCTCGACATCCTGATGACGAACAAGGACATCACCGCACTCACGCAGCTCGACGGCAAGGTGGTCGGCCACAAGGGCTACGTGCCCGCGGCCGTCGAGGCGATGCTCGTCAAGGCCGGGGTCAGGTGGGACTCGCTCACCCTGGTCAAGGAGGGATACGACCCCTCCGTCCTGCCCCGCGAGCAGGGCGGCCTCGAAGCGCTGACCGGATTCGTCTCCAACGAGCCCAACCAGCTCAAGGCGGCCGGCAAGGACGTCACCGTGTGGCAGCCCGTCGACTACGGCATCCCCAGCTCGATCGGCGCGATGGCCGTGAACCCGGCCTTCGCCAAGGCGCATCCGCACGCGGTCCAGGACGTCCTGCGCGCGGCGCTGCACGCCTACGACTACTGCTCGTCCGGCCAGGAGCACATCACCGAGTGCGTCGGCTACGCGGCGAAGCTGTCGGGCCCCACGTACGACAAGGCGCTGAACGCGACCATCTGGAAGACCGAGACGCGGGTCGTCAAGGACAACCCGACCCCAGGACAGCCGCTGGGCGGCATCGACCCCGCCAACGTCGCGAAACTCGTCGACATGCTCCACCAGTTCGGGATCGTGCCGGCCGGCGTGACCGCCGCCAAGGCCGAGGGGTGGTTCGACACCTCGTTCGCCAGCAGTGTCCACGCCGCCGGCAAGCTCGTCTGGCCTGCCCCGTAG
- a CDS encoding LLM class flavin-dependent oxidoreductase, which produces MSAKEYGIFLPVGNGGWMVSTTAPHPEASYAWNKRAALRAESIGLDFIMSMAKWRGFGGTTDHWGRSLESMTLMSALAEATTRVKIWATLHANVHNPAIAAKMLTTLQDVSGGRAGLNIVNGSYAEEFEQFGLWDAELSHQDRYRMTELWTEAVRRLWTEPSVTMRTPYFDLVDCESRPHPASRPTIISAGKSEDARRFQARHADGAFLAAESLDEMRALSADVHARAKAHDRVCKTYSMLTVVQDETDALAAEKVREWGAGLDREALADMRRAWGVPEDQARAWAEGAEGEAAFQTAYVAGSAATVTEHIGYIVREADLDGLMLIFPEYDEDMLLFGRTVLPALRARDEAAV; this is translated from the coding sequence GTGTCAGCGAAAGAGTACGGAATCTTCCTGCCCGTCGGGAACGGCGGATGGATGGTGTCCACGACGGCGCCGCACCCCGAGGCGAGTTACGCGTGGAACAAGCGCGCGGCCCTGCGCGCGGAGAGCATCGGCCTCGACTTCATCATGTCGATGGCGAAGTGGCGGGGCTTCGGCGGGACCACCGACCACTGGGGGCGCTCGCTGGAGTCGATGACGCTGATGTCGGCGCTCGCCGAGGCCACCACCCGGGTCAAGATCTGGGCCACCCTGCACGCGAACGTGCACAACCCCGCCATCGCGGCGAAGATGCTCACCACCCTCCAGGACGTCTCCGGCGGCCGGGCCGGCCTGAACATCGTCAACGGCTCCTATGCGGAGGAGTTCGAGCAGTTCGGCCTCTGGGACGCCGAGTTGAGCCACCAGGACCGCTACCGGATGACGGAGCTGTGGACGGAGGCGGTCCGCCGGCTGTGGACCGAACCCTCGGTCACGATGCGCACGCCCTACTTCGACCTCGTCGACTGCGAGTCCCGCCCGCATCCGGCGAGCCGCCCGACCATCATCAGCGCGGGCAAGTCCGAGGACGCGCGCCGCTTCCAGGCCCGGCACGCCGACGGTGCCTTCCTCGCCGCCGAGAGCCTCGACGAGATGCGGGCGCTCTCGGCGGACGTCCACGCGAGGGCGAAGGCGCACGACCGCGTCTGCAAGACCTATTCGATGCTCACCGTGGTCCAGGACGAGACCGACGCGCTGGCCGCGGAGAAGGTGAGGGAGTGGGGCGCGGGACTCGACCGCGAGGCGCTCGCCGACATGCGCCGGGCCTGGGGCGTGCCCGAGGACCAGGCCCGCGCGTGGGCCGAGGGCGCCGAGGGCGAGGCGGCGTTCCAGACCGCGTACGTGGCCGGTTCGGCCGCGACGGTCACCGAGCACATCGGGTACATCGTGCGCGAGGCCGATCTGGACGGACTCATGCTGATCTTCCCGGAGTACGACGAGGACATGCTGCTGTTCGGCCGGACCGTCCTGCCCGCGCTGCGCGCCCGCGACGAGGCGGCGGTCTGA
- a CDS encoding WD40 repeat domain-containing protein, with product MALDELPRFGLEFFPVDIGGYRHHDDLDTAAEVRSVAEALASFGPETAPWEVPETERDAGAVEDRLSRWAHPARPSDTFLYWAGHGESNDDRALLAHAASPRPLLHSGVAPEQILAYLTARQAHIDSRDHWAIVVIDACRSDRFVELLSAAAHLAADRPHNFLLVSTSHRSTADLGSFSRALDAVLNRTFAADSAIDLRDLATELGRNLRDCPVVPHVSTGRAMLRRTVPAAAGAITTTLDLLAEIQAVIDQLPADEQRHFIPKAAGADLGEQSWHFEGRENERDAILDWLNTADRGLLTVTGAAGAGKSALLGHVLLLSRPRLRELLLRGGHLSPLPPGARCPDDPFDAVLHLSGATAQQAVARLAEAAGCGSPPSELSVSERIDWLVDSVSRRTTPFTMLLDALDEAADPLLLADRLIRPLTALPRVRAIVGTRGSTLEGPDLPAPTDRNILDALSPPAVKDRGTVTRLVVARDPHAMSRYIRRRLTHAVQRNVVFLHPSQIERAAIDLGHSGQEFLHARLAVHEILHDPAQADALGFLQTSTHRDLFARAVDRLTNRSTAFGPLLRALAFSQGRGLPIRDGVWATAASALSPGAAPVSDASIHALTAAAAPYLVLDTEAGQTVYRLAHRTFTEFFATESADVRDVHKAVAEALTERADGEPVGMVLNPYLVDHLAAHIALAGQDAWEHVARHPRVLDRVDIVSLVAEFMMRAFGRIEVPPAVAGAIATQHNAATARADDRTGLRELGTARTSGAFHAPAARHGDAEATWGVRWAHLAPQPLHLTLHGHEGGVWAIAPFDSPNGRLLLATAADDFTVRVWDPLTGQAIGRPMVHHALVGTVVPFTAVDGRPLLATAGEAEVVEIWDPLTGRRTAEHATGHSGFVTSMAAFTTAEGRCLLVTGGDDRTVRVRDPLTGEAVGDPLTGHGAGVLSMAVFTSPDGRPLLATGSSDGEVRLWDVLEGAQIGKPLTGHGHRVWAVAAFRGPDGLFLIASGSQDHTVRIWDPLTGEAVGDPLTGHGAGVLSLAVFTASDGSALLATGGSNGQVHVGPPVGGRDAGWPLTGRLGTTGAMAAFTAPDGRPLLATGSEDRTVRVWDPQVGEPVREATAGKATNVLSMLAFTGQDGRSLLVTGENAGDVRIRDPRTGHTAGEALTVISGSAGAMAAFTDPGGRPLLAIAVTGRTVEVRDALSGQAVGRPLNTDGPQVISLAACTAPSGRPLLAAGTSSGEVRVWDALTGLAVGQPLTGHHDWVRAMITLTAPDGRRLLATTGNDATVRVWDLKTGQAVGPAMAGHSAWVRAVVSFAGPDGRLLLATAGNDSTVRIWDPLAARAVGQPLRGHSGSVTAMVTLAGARGGVLLATGGTDTTVRVWDHRSATSRVLPLGVTARAMAAVDDGLAVAGPEGLVVVRWHDLQAFSSTGVP from the coding sequence GTGGCTCTTGACGAATTACCCCGGTTCGGGCTGGAATTCTTCCCCGTCGACATCGGCGGCTACCGGCACCATGACGATCTCGACACCGCCGCCGAAGTCAGATCCGTGGCGGAGGCGCTCGCCTCCTTCGGGCCTGAGACCGCTCCGTGGGAGGTTCCGGAGACCGAACGGGACGCCGGGGCGGTGGAGGACCGCCTGAGTCGCTGGGCACACCCGGCACGTCCCTCCGACACCTTCCTGTACTGGGCCGGCCACGGCGAGAGCAACGACGACCGCGCGCTGCTCGCCCACGCGGCCAGCCCGCGCCCGCTCCTGCACAGCGGTGTCGCGCCCGAGCAGATCCTGGCCTATCTCACGGCACGCCAGGCCCACATCGACAGCCGAGACCACTGGGCGATCGTCGTCATCGACGCCTGCCGCTCCGACCGCTTCGTGGAACTGCTCAGCGCCGCGGCCCATTTGGCCGCGGACCGGCCGCACAACTTCCTGCTCGTGTCCACCTCCCACCGGTCCACCGCCGACCTCGGCTCGTTCAGCCGTGCCCTGGACGCCGTCCTCAACCGGACCTTCGCGGCCGACAGCGCCATCGACCTGCGCGATCTCGCGACGGAACTCGGCCGCAACCTCCGCGACTGCCCGGTGGTGCCCCACGTGTCGACCGGGCGGGCGATGCTGCGCCGCACCGTGCCCGCGGCGGCCGGGGCGATCACCACGACCCTGGACCTCCTCGCCGAGATCCAGGCCGTCATCGACCAGCTGCCGGCCGACGAGCAGCGGCACTTCATTCCCAAGGCGGCGGGCGCCGACCTGGGCGAGCAGTCATGGCACTTCGAGGGCCGCGAGAACGAGCGGGACGCGATCCTGGACTGGCTGAACACCGCCGATCGGGGCCTGCTCACCGTCACCGGTGCGGCCGGCGCGGGGAAGTCGGCACTGCTGGGGCACGTACTCCTGCTGTCCAGGCCCCGACTACGTGAACTGCTGCTGCGCGGCGGCCACCTGAGTCCGCTTCCCCCCGGCGCGCGCTGCCCGGACGACCCCTTCGACGCGGTGCTCCACCTCTCCGGCGCCACGGCGCAGCAGGCCGTCGCCCGCCTTGCCGAGGCCGCCGGATGCGGCAGCCCGCCGAGCGAACTCTCCGTCAGCGAGCGGATCGACTGGCTCGTGGACAGCGTGTCCCGCCGGACCACCCCCTTCACGATGCTGCTCGACGCACTCGACGAAGCCGCCGACCCGCTGCTGCTGGCGGACAGGCTGATCCGTCCGCTCACGGCCCTGCCCCGGGTCCGCGCGATCGTCGGTACGCGCGGGTCCACCCTGGAGGGCCCCGACCTTCCCGCTCCCACCGACCGGAACATCCTCGACGCGCTGTCGCCGCCCGCCGTGAAGGACCGGGGGACGGTCACGCGGCTGGTGGTCGCCCGCGACCCCCACGCCATGTCCCGCTACATCCGCCGCAGGCTGACGCATGCCGTGCAGCGGAACGTCGTGTTCCTCCATCCCTCGCAGATCGAACGAGCGGCCATCGACCTCGGGCACAGCGGGCAGGAATTCCTGCACGCCCGCCTGGCGGTGCACGAGATCCTCCACGATCCGGCGCAGGCGGACGCTCTCGGGTTCCTGCAGACGAGCACCCACCGCGACCTGTTCGCGCGTGCCGTCGACCGGCTCACGAACCGCTCGACCGCCTTCGGTCCGCTGCTCCGGGCGCTCGCCTTCTCACAAGGCCGCGGCCTGCCCATCCGCGACGGGGTCTGGGCGACCGCGGCAAGCGCGCTGAGCCCCGGGGCGGCACCCGTCTCCGACGCGTCCATCCACGCGCTCACCGCTGCCGCGGCGCCCTACCTGGTCCTGGACACGGAGGCGGGGCAGACGGTCTACCGTCTCGCGCACCGCACCTTCACCGAGTTCTTCGCCACGGAATCAGCCGATGTCCGCGACGTGCACAAGGCCGTCGCCGAGGCGCTCACCGAGCGCGCGGACGGGGAACCCGTCGGCATGGTGCTCAATCCCTATCTCGTCGATCACCTCGCGGCGCACATCGCCTTGGCCGGCCAGGACGCGTGGGAGCACGTGGCACGCCACCCGCGTGTGCTGGACCGCGTCGACATCGTCTCGCTGGTGGCCGAATTCATGATGCGCGCCTTCGGGCGGATCGAAGTCCCCCCGGCTGTCGCGGGGGCGATCGCCACCCAGCACAATGCCGCCACCGCGCGGGCCGACGACCGGACCGGACTGCGGGAACTGGGAACGGCACGCACGTCGGGCGCTTTTCACGCGCCTGCTGCCCGTCATGGCGATGCCGAGGCCACGTGGGGTGTGCGGTGGGCGCATCTCGCCCCGCAGCCCCTCCATCTCACCCTGCACGGCCATGAGGGCGGAGTGTGGGCGATCGCGCCGTTCGACTCGCCGAACGGGCGGCTGCTGCTCGCCACGGCGGCCGACGACTTCACCGTTCGCGTCTGGGACCCCCTCACCGGGCAGGCGATCGGACGGCCGATGGTCCACCACGCCCTGGTGGGGACGGTGGTGCCGTTCACCGCGGTGGACGGCCGGCCGCTGCTCGCCACGGCCGGCGAAGCCGAGGTGGTGGAGATATGGGATCCCCTCACCGGCCGACGCACCGCGGAACATGCGACGGGCCACAGTGGTTTCGTGACCTCCATGGCCGCCTTCACCACGGCGGAGGGCCGCTGCCTGCTCGTGACAGGGGGCGACGACCGGACCGTCCGTGTCCGGGACCCGCTCACCGGAGAGGCCGTCGGGGATCCGCTCACCGGCCACGGGGCCGGCGTGCTGTCGATGGCGGTGTTCACCTCTCCGGACGGCAGGCCGCTGCTCGCCACCGGCAGCAGCGACGGCGAAGTCAGACTGTGGGACGTGCTGGAGGGCGCACAGATCGGGAAGCCGCTGACCGGCCACGGGCACCGGGTCTGGGCGGTGGCCGCGTTCCGCGGCCCGGACGGTCTGTTCCTGATCGCCAGCGGGAGCCAGGACCACACCGTGCGGATCTGGGACCCGCTCACCGGAGAGGCCGTCGGGGATCCGCTCACCGGCCATGGGGCCGGCGTGCTGTCGCTGGCGGTGTTCACCGCGTCGGACGGCAGCGCCCTGCTGGCAACCGGCGGCAGCAACGGCCAGGTCCATGTCGGGCCTCCGGTCGGCGGCCGGGATGCCGGCTGGCCGTTGACCGGCCGGCTGGGAACGACGGGCGCGATGGCCGCATTCACCGCCCCGGACGGCCGTCCCCTGCTGGCCACGGGCAGTGAGGACCGGACGGTCCGCGTGTGGGACCCGCAGGTCGGCGAGCCGGTCCGGGAGGCGACCGCGGGCAAGGCGACCAACGTCCTGTCCATGCTCGCCTTCACCGGGCAGGACGGCCGCTCCCTGCTGGTCACCGGGGAGAACGCCGGGGATGTGCGGATACGGGACCCGAGGACGGGCCACACCGCGGGTGAGGCCCTGACCGTCATATCCGGCTCGGCCGGGGCGATGGCGGCGTTCACCGATCCCGGCGGCCGGCCCTTGCTCGCGATCGCTGTGACCGGCCGTACGGTGGAGGTGCGCGACGCGCTCAGCGGGCAGGCCGTCGGCCGGCCCTTGAACACGGACGGTCCTCAGGTGATATCACTGGCGGCGTGTACAGCCCCCAGCGGCCGCCCGCTGCTCGCGGCCGGGACGAGCAGCGGCGAGGTGCGGGTGTGGGACGCCCTCACCGGTCTTGCCGTCGGACAGCCGCTGACCGGCCATCACGACTGGGTCCGGGCGATGATCACGCTGACCGCCCCCGACGGTCGGAGGCTGCTGGCCACCACCGGCAACGACGCCACTGTGCGCGTCTGGGACCTCAAGACAGGTCAGGCCGTCGGGCCTGCGATGGCCGGCCACAGCGCGTGGGTCCGGGCCGTCGTCTCCTTCGCCGGACCTGACGGCCGGCTTCTCCTGGCCACCGCGGGAAACGACAGCACCGTGCGGATCTGGGACCCGCTGGCCGCCCGAGCGGTCGGGCAGCCGCTGAGGGGGCACAGCGGTTCCGTGACCGCCATGGTGACTCTCGCCGGAGCGCGGGGCGGCGTCCTGCTCGCCACGGGGGGCACGGACACCACGGTGCGGGTGTGGGACCACCGATCCGCCACCTCCCGCGTCCTGCCGCTGGGCGTGACGGCCCGCGCCATGGCCGCCGTCGACGACGGTCTCGCGGTGGCCGGACCCGAGGGGCTCGTGGTGGTCCGGTGGCACGACCTCCAGGCGTTCTCGTCCACCGGCGTCCCCTGA
- a CDS encoding ATP-binding protein, giving the protein MATLNGHGVDSHDFETLTAYDGALADFAEGLKRLHLEFGAPPASQIASASAEPKLTVADIDEAFSGTFLPSLDVVMEFVRVLTGAPGLYEGVAPLLAAQPERSGEWKDRWREVNSRQRDAQDALRRIRYATKDIVAAAVAEAESVRGQAHEHAMEVRHRAAVEAERAIDHARRTAAAVQQQAAELWSSVETEFESLPTRTCGGSPEGLHSAGERIRGLVRTADDMLSDAEAKARLIIEESRAHRIWPPEAGGASALRQLQDAAEDLARRRLPEIVALLSQPDHPGMDLAAESLGTFSEPEVDQVARAFDEVYREAVRLAAEQALLRGSVNAMVASLARRSQGLIQRQLSLISELESREADPDQLSSLFRLDHLVTRMRRNGENLLVLAGEEPGRRWTRPVPLVDVLRAAASEVEQYERIEVTSVPSAEVTGRIVNDFVHLLAELLENATSFSSPQTKVRVTGHALPDGRVLIEIHDTGIGLSPEDLADVNERLANPPTVDVAVSRRMGLFVVGRLSLRHGIRIQLRPSDSGGTTALVMLPVDCVALRLSGVRPGGPSGR; this is encoded by the coding sequence GTGGCGACGCTGAACGGCCATGGCGTGGACAGCCACGACTTCGAGACGCTCACGGCTTACGACGGAGCGCTGGCGGACTTCGCCGAGGGCCTCAAACGGCTCCACCTCGAATTCGGCGCGCCTCCCGCGAGCCAGATCGCCTCGGCGTCCGCTGAGCCGAAGCTCACGGTGGCCGACATCGACGAGGCCTTCTCGGGAACCTTCCTGCCCTCGTTGGACGTCGTCATGGAATTCGTCAGGGTCCTGACCGGTGCCCCTGGGCTGTACGAGGGTGTCGCGCCACTCCTCGCCGCCCAGCCGGAGCGGTCGGGGGAATGGAAGGACCGCTGGCGGGAGGTGAACAGCCGGCAGCGCGACGCACAGGACGCGTTGCGGCGCATACGGTACGCCACCAAGGACATCGTCGCGGCGGCAGTCGCCGAGGCCGAGTCGGTGCGCGGACAGGCGCACGAGCACGCCATGGAGGTGCGGCACCGTGCGGCGGTCGAGGCCGAGCGTGCGATCGACCACGCCCGCCGGACCGCGGCCGCCGTGCAGCAGCAGGCGGCCGAACTGTGGTCCTCTGTCGAGACCGAGTTCGAGAGCCTGCCCACGCGGACCTGCGGGGGATCGCCGGAGGGACTGCACAGCGCGGGAGAGCGGATACGGGGCCTCGTGCGGACCGCGGACGACATGCTGTCCGACGCGGAGGCGAAGGCCAGGCTGATCATCGAGGAATCGCGGGCCCACCGGATATGGCCTCCCGAGGCGGGCGGTGCGAGCGCCCTGCGCCAGTTGCAGGACGCCGCGGAGGACCTCGCCAGGCGGAGGCTCCCGGAGATCGTCGCCCTGCTGTCCCAGCCCGACCACCCGGGTATGGACCTGGCGGCCGAGTCCCTGGGCACCTTCTCCGAGCCCGAGGTGGACCAGGTGGCCCGCGCCTTCGACGAGGTCTACCGGGAGGCGGTCCGGCTGGCCGCCGAGCAGGCGCTGCTGCGCGGCAGTGTCAACGCGATGGTCGCCAGCCTCGCGCGCCGCAGCCAGGGCCTCATCCAGCGCCAGCTGTCGCTGATCTCCGAGCTGGAGTCCCGCGAGGCCGACCCGGACCAGCTGTCGTCGCTGTTCAGGCTGGACCACCTGGTGACCCGTATGCGCCGCAACGGTGAGAACCTGCTGGTCCTCGCCGGTGAGGAGCCGGGCCGCCGGTGGACCCGCCCGGTGCCGCTGGTCGACGTGCTGCGCGCCGCGGCCTCCGAGGTGGAGCAGTACGAGCGCATCGAGGTGACCTCGGTGCCGTCGGCCGAGGTCACCGGCCGTATCGTCAACGATTTCGTCCACCTGCTCGCCGAGCTGCTGGAGAACGCGACGTCGTTCTCCTCGCCGCAGACCAAGGTGCGGGTCACCGGTCACGCGCTGCCGGACGGCCGGGTGCTCATCGAGATCCACGACACCGGTATCGGCCTGTCGCCCGAGGACCTGGCCGACGTCAACGAGCGGCTGGCCAACCCGCCGACCGTCGACGTCGCGGTGTCCCGCCGCATGGGCCTGTTCGTGGTCGGCCGGCTGTCCCTGCGGCACGGCATCCGCATCCAGCTCCGCCCGTCGGACTCCGGCGGTACGACCGCCCTGGTCATGCTGCCGGTCGACTGCGTCGCCCTCCGCCTGAGCGGCGTCCGGCCGGGTGGACCGTCCGGGCGGTGA
- a CDS encoding alpha/beta hydrolase has product MDAVGRNNVAVTGRRDGPVVMLAHGFGCDQNMWRLVLPELAERFRVVLFDYVGSGRSDPTAWDRERYSSLEGYADDVLDICGELDLTDVVFVGHSVSAMVGVLAAEREPQRFAKLVMVAPSPRYIDDPATGYTGGFTEADIDELLESLDSNYLGWSAAMAPVIMANPERPELGEELTNSFCATDPVMAAVFAHTTFLSDSRAELAAVSVPTLVLECAQDVIAPREVGAYVHAVVPGSRLVTLDATGHCPQLSAPDATAREIVAFAGPPR; this is encoded by the coding sequence ATGGACGCGGTCGGCAGGAACAACGTGGCGGTCACCGGGCGGCGCGACGGGCCGGTGGTCATGTTGGCGCACGGCTTCGGCTGCGATCAGAACATGTGGCGCCTGGTGCTGCCGGAGCTGGCCGAGCGGTTTCGGGTGGTGCTCTTCGACTACGTCGGGTCGGGGCGCTCCGATCCGACGGCCTGGGACCGGGAGCGCTACTCCTCGCTGGAGGGTTACGCGGACGACGTGCTGGACATATGCGGCGAGCTGGATCTGACCGACGTGGTCTTCGTCGGGCACTCGGTCAGTGCGATGGTCGGGGTCCTGGCCGCGGAGCGGGAGCCGCAGCGGTTCGCCAAGCTGGTGATGGTCGCGCCCTCGCCCCGCTACATCGACGACCCGGCCACCGGCTACACCGGCGGCTTCACCGAGGCCGACATCGACGAGCTGCTCGAATCGCTGGACTCGAACTATCTGGGCTGGTCAGCGGCCATGGCCCCGGTGATCATGGCCAATCCGGAGCGTCCCGAGCTGGGGGAGGAGCTGACCAACAGCTTCTGCGCGACCGACCCGGTGATGGCCGCGGTCTTCGCGCACACGACCTTCCTGTCCGACTCGCGGGCGGAGCTGGCGGCGGTGAGCGTGCCCACGCTGGTCCTGGAGTGCGCGCAGGACGTGATAGCCCCTCGGGAGGTGGGCGCGTACGTGCACGCGGTCGTCCCGGGCAGCAGGCTGGTCACGCTGGACGCCACCGGGCACTGCCCGCAGCTGAGCGCCCCCGACGCCACCGCGCGGGAGATCGTGGCTTTCGCCGGGCCACCCCGGTGA